The Paenibacillus sophorae genome has a segment encoding these proteins:
- a CDS encoding winged helix-turn-helix transcriptional regulator, producing the protein MRNRKVGYGECPNDLGCPVEYTLDVIGGKWKGVLLYHLIEGAKRFNEFRRICPAITQRMLTLQLRELEEDGVIHREVYHQVPPKVEYSLTEFGRTLIPIILLMRDWGEVYKKRPGSSDGQLPSTK; encoded by the coding sequence ATGCGGAACCGTAAAGTTGGATATGGCGAATGTCCGAATGATCTGGGCTGTCCGGTAGAATATACGCTGGATGTGATCGGAGGCAAATGGAAGGGCGTTCTGCTGTACCACCTGATCGAAGGGGCCAAGCGGTTTAACGAGTTCAGACGGATATGCCCGGCCATTACCCAAAGAATGCTGACCCTGCAGCTGAGAGAGCTGGAAGAGGATGGCGTGATCCATCGCGAAGTGTATCATCAGGTGCCGCCCAAGGTTGAATACTCGCTAACGGAGTTCGGTCGGACGCTGATTCCGATTATTTTGCTGATGCGCGATTGGGGCGAGGTGTATAAAAAAAGACCCGGCTCCAGTGACGGACAGCTTCCCTCCACAAAATAA
- a CDS encoding MFS transporter, with the protein MALRQAKALTQAAAAPAGIRSGRLFFLVIVFLFWFSSYIYVPVLSPYVEHLGASYFMVGMVLGVYGLMQILFRMPIGIGSDYLNQRRPFIWLGLIASGASCLLFLLGPYPGWALAGRAVSGIAASAWVVYSVMYAGYFPKEEAGRAMGMLQFTMVIAQLTSMMLSGYMVEHWGWNAPFWAGAVVAALALLIGLRLPERHEVRGETAIKLGELVPVMREPMLVKVSLLSVLAHCVLFITMFGYTPNQALNLGADKESLGWLTLAFMLPHAAATLQGARIFGRWLGDRGTLVLGFAGSALFTLLIPAMPSFGALCATQIGNGFMQGLIFPLLLGKSVSDIHPHKRATAMGFYQAVYALGMSGGPFVAGWMSGLYGLRGGFWLGGIAAGCAALLSFVWLREKERASVKIGA; encoded by the coding sequence GTGGCGTTAAGACAAGCGAAAGCGTTAACACAGGCGGCTGCAGCTCCGGCGGGTATCCGAAGCGGGCGGTTGTTTTTTCTGGTGATTGTTTTTTTATTCTGGTTCTCCTCGTATATTTACGTTCCAGTGCTTTCACCTTACGTTGAGCATCTAGGCGCGTCCTACTTCATGGTAGGCATGGTGCTAGGTGTTTACGGCCTGATGCAGATTTTGTTCCGGATGCCCATCGGGATCGGTTCGGACTATCTTAACCAGAGGCGGCCGTTCATATGGTTGGGGCTGATCGCAAGCGGTGCCAGCTGCCTGCTGTTTTTGCTGGGGCCCTATCCCGGCTGGGCGCTTGCAGGGCGCGCCGTATCCGGCATTGCGGCCAGCGCATGGGTCGTGTACAGCGTTATGTACGCCGGGTATTTTCCAAAGGAGGAGGCCGGCAGGGCAATGGGAATGCTTCAGTTTACGATGGTAATCGCCCAGTTGACCAGCATGATGCTCAGCGGTTACATGGTGGAGCATTGGGGCTGGAATGCCCCGTTCTGGGCCGGAGCCGTCGTTGCTGCGCTGGCGCTTCTGATTGGACTGCGTTTGCCAGAGAGGCATGAAGTACGCGGAGAAACCGCGATTAAACTGGGCGAGCTGGTGCCGGTCATGCGGGAACCGATGCTGGTAAAAGTATCTCTGTTGTCGGTACTGGCCCACTGCGTGCTGTTCATTACGATGTTCGGATACACGCCCAATCAGGCGCTGAATCTCGGAGCCGACAAAGAAAGCCTGGGCTGGCTCACACTGGCGTTCATGCTGCCGCACGCGGCGGCGACGCTGCAAGGAGCGCGGATATTCGGGAGATGGCTGGGCGACCGCGGCACGCTCGTGCTCGGTTTTGCCGGAAGCGCATTGTTCACGCTGCTCATCCCGGCAATGCCGAGCTTCGGGGCGCTGTGCGCCACCCAGATCGGTAACGGATTTATGCAGGGGCTGATCTTTCCGCTGCTGCTCGGCAAGTCGGTGTCGGATATCCATCCGCACAAGCGGGCGACGGCGATGGGATTCTATCAGGCGGTATATGCGCTGGGAATGTCGGGCGGTCCTTTTGTCGCGGGCTGGATGAGCGGGCTGTATGGATTGAGGGGAGGTTTCTGGCTAGGGGGGATTGCCGCCGGCTGCGCCGCGCTGCTCTCTTTCGTTTGGCTTAGGGAAAAAGAGCGGGCAAGTGTCAAAATAGGCGCCTGA
- a CDS encoding DUF1294 domain-containing protein codes for MVKLVTLWFAVINIIGYMVMSEDKDKARNRRERVPEKTLFLLAAIGGALGVLTAMYRRRHKTRHMSFVIGIPLLLLLNVLIYSYFLQ; via the coding sequence ATGGTCAAGCTTGTGACGTTATGGTTTGCGGTCATTAATATTATCGGTTATATGGTCATGTCGGAGGACAAGGATAAAGCCCGAAACAGACGGGAGCGGGTGCCCGAGAAAACGCTGTTTCTGCTGGCGGCGATCGGCGGGGCTCTCGGCGTGCTTACGGCCATGTACCGCAGACGCCACAAGACGCGGCATATGTCCTTTGTAATCGGCATTCCGCTGCTGCTGCTCCTGAACGTCCTGATATACAGCTATTTTTTGCAATAA
- a CDS encoding universal stress protein: MLFSKILLAYDGSKAANKALDRAVELAKVTPGSSLHVVHAFEFPRFFIGEALAPLPASVNKDYYDLAVQTTEEVKKRLETEGLNAKVELLQGSPAETILKYAKDNAADIIVIGSRGLGGIREFVLGSVSHNVVQSAKIPVLVVK, from the coding sequence ATGTTATTCTCTAAAATCTTGCTCGCCTATGACGGCTCGAAAGCAGCCAACAAAGCGTTGGATCGTGCGGTCGAGTTGGCTAAGGTAACGCCGGGGTCCTCCCTGCATGTCGTACACGCATTTGAATTTCCGCGGTTTTTTATCGGGGAAGCTCTCGCGCCTCTGCCGGCTTCGGTCAACAAGGATTACTATGATTTGGCGGTGCAGACGACGGAAGAAGTGAAGAAACGGCTTGAAACGGAAGGGCTTAACGCAAAAGTCGAGCTGCTGCAAGGTTCGCCTGCGGAGACCATTCTGAAGTACGCCAAGGATAACGCCGCGGATATTATAGTAATCGGCAGCCGGGGCCTAGGCGGTATTCGCGAGTTCGTGCTCGGCAGTGTCAGCCATAATGTGGTGCAAAGTGCGAAGATTCCGGTGCTGGTCGTAAAATAA
- a CDS encoding ECF transporter S component: MEDTPGQAHDEKLSGRLAGVQRRFLFKLGLADVLRFTMFGTMIVVVNDVTRLPLQIPGHTSIFWMAIMLLGAGLIPKFGGGMIMGSVSGVLAVVLGLGKEGVFIFFKYFVPGLVVDLLAPVFFYQLANPFVGIICGALSSLSKLLISLLLGLLLKLPMGFLAMGLGYTSLTHAAFGAAGGVLAVFLINRLKPRLVRWE, from the coding sequence ATGGAGGATACTCCGGGGCAAGCGCATGACGAGAAGCTTTCGGGAAGATTAGCCGGAGTGCAGAGACGGTTTCTGTTCAAGCTCGGCTTGGCAGACGTGCTTCGGTTTACGATGTTCGGCACGATGATTGTCGTGGTCAACGATGTGACGCGGCTCCCGCTGCAGATCCCGGGACACACAAGCATTTTCTGGATGGCGATTATGCTGCTGGGAGCAGGGCTGATTCCCAAATTTGGAGGCGGAATGATTATGGGGTCTGTCTCCGGCGTTTTGGCGGTAGTGCTTGGACTTGGCAAAGAGGGGGTCTTCATCTTCTTCAAATACTTTGTTCCCGGCTTAGTAGTAGACCTGCTTGCACCTGTGTTTTTCTATCAGCTGGCTAATCCGTTCGTCGGCATCATTTGCGGAGCTTTGTCCAGCCTGTCGAAGCTGCTTATATCTCTGCTCTTGGGTCTCCTGCTGAAGCTGCCGATGGGCTTTCTTGCTATGGGCTTGGGATATACATCCCTTACCCATGCCGCTTTCGGGGCCGCAGGGGGAGTGCTAGCCGTCTTCCTCATTAATCGGCTGAAGCCCAGACTGGTCAGATGGGAATAA
- a CDS encoding ATP-binding cassette domain-containing protein, whose translation MIQVRGVSKTVHSATGESVPILQDVSFQIGGGEFVGLAGRNGSGKTTLARMLNGLQQPTSGTVLIDGFNASDHSCLMDVRRLTGMVFQHPDNQIVSSIVEEDVAFGPENLGLSQGEVKERTDWALQVTGLTKLRHRNPNLLSGGQKQRVAIAGALAMRPSHLILDEPTSMLDPWGRDELMETLHKVNRELGVTVLLISHHVEDLLCTDRLIVLERGRIAIDDAPEVVFAQEESLADWGIVMPDVPFLMRGLATEGVKTDASIVSVEGMVKWICRLLNSSM comes from the coding sequence ATGATTCAGGTGAGGGGAGTTTCCAAAACCGTTCATTCCGCAACCGGCGAGTCTGTTCCTATTTTGCAGGATGTATCCTTTCAAATTGGCGGAGGGGAGTTTGTCGGTCTGGCAGGCAGAAACGGGTCGGGCAAGACCACATTGGCTCGTATGTTGAACGGACTCCAGCAGCCAACTTCCGGTACAGTGCTGATCGACGGGTTTAATGCATCGGATCACTCCTGCCTGATGGATGTCCGGCGGCTGACGGGGATGGTTTTTCAACATCCGGACAATCAGATCGTCAGCTCCATCGTTGAGGAGGATGTCGCTTTCGGTCCGGAGAATTTGGGGCTTTCACAAGGTGAGGTGAAGGAACGCACCGACTGGGCGCTGCAGGTAACGGGCCTGACGAAGCTCCGTCATCGAAATCCGAATTTGCTGTCGGGGGGGCAGAAGCAGCGGGTGGCGATTGCCGGGGCTCTTGCGATGAGGCCGTCCCATCTCATCCTTGATGAACCGACCTCGATGCTTGATCCATGGGGCAGGGACGAATTGATGGAAACTTTACATAAGGTAAACCGCGAGCTTGGCGTAACCGTGCTGCTCATCTCCCACCATGTGGAAGATCTGCTGTGTACAGACCGCCTGATTGTACTGGAGCGGGGGAGGATAGCGATTGATGACGCACCGGAAGTCGTTTTTGCACAGGAAGAATCTCTTGCGGATTGGGGGATTGTTATGCCCGATGTCCCGTTTCTGATGCGGGGACTGGCAACCGAAGGGGTGAAGACCGATGCCTCGATTGTTAGTGTTGAAGGAATGGTGAAGTGGATATGCCGATTATTGAATTCCAGCATGTAA
- a CDS encoding ATP-binding cassette domain-containing protein — MPIIEFQHVSYRYGRGSLDEKKALNDITFAVEPGEFIGIVGSNGSGKSTLVQHMNGLLCPDEGHVTVLGKKTSDRQHRNGLWRKVGLLFQYPEQQLFEATVIDDVAYGLRNMGMKQADAAARAREALSLVGLNPDEIGALPPLSLSGGQRRRAAIAGVLAMKPDILILDEATAGLDGPGKSDILSLVKRLQQEMGITVLMISHSMREVMALADKIAVLADGRLAAWGSASDVMREEMMSSSPGLFFSEYAQVMIKLAELGHPVNTGVRSREEALEELLTLIGRKGHERGEARAVHAGRYGRSQA; from the coding sequence ATGCCGATTATTGAATTCCAGCATGTAAGTTACCGGTACGGCCGAGGCTCCTTGGATGAAAAAAAAGCGCTGAACGATATAACGTTCGCGGTGGAGCCGGGTGAGTTCATCGGCATCGTCGGTTCGAATGGCTCCGGCAAATCTACGCTTGTTCAGCACATGAACGGGCTTCTATGCCCGGATGAGGGACATGTAACGGTTTTGGGGAAGAAAACATCGGACAGACAGCACCGAAACGGACTTTGGAGAAAGGTGGGTCTGTTATTCCAATATCCGGAGCAGCAGCTATTTGAAGCGACTGTAATCGACGATGTTGCTTACGGACTGCGCAACATGGGGATGAAGCAGGCGGATGCGGCCGCAAGAGCGAGAGAGGCACTGTCTCTTGTCGGCCTTAACCCGGATGAGATCGGGGCTCTTCCCCCTCTGTCATTAAGCGGAGGACAACGACGCAGGGCGGCGATCGCCGGTGTGCTTGCAATGAAGCCGGATATCCTCATTCTTGATGAAGCGACGGCCGGTCTCGACGGGCCGGGAAAGTCCGATATTTTGTCTCTGGTCAAGCGGCTTCAGCAAGAGATGGGCATAACGGTTCTCATGATTTCCCACAGTATGCGGGAAGTGATGGCGCTAGCTGATAAGATCGCCGTGCTTGCAGATGGGCGGCTCGCGGCATGGGGCAGCGCCTCTGATGTGATGCGGGAAGAAATGATGAGCAGCAGCCCCGGTTTGTTTTTTTCGGAATATGCCCAGGTGATGATCAAGCTTGCGGAGTTGGGCCACCCGGTGAATACAGGCGTGCGGTCCCGGGAAGAAGCGCTGGAAGAATTGCTTACTTTGATAGGGAGGAAGGGACATGAAAGGGGTGAAGCTCGGGCAGTTCATGCAGGGAGATACGGTCGTTCACAGGCTTGA
- a CDS encoding energy-coupling factor transporter transmembrane component T family protein: MKGVKLGQFMQGDTVVHRLDPRTKIIGCLALTFTVLLKADAFIVLFDAALLVLGFQLAHVPLNRMLRRLRGLWLLLGLSFVLQAVITEGETLLAVHGVTVTREGVIQGGLTVFRLAALLFSSCLLTMTTSPVQLASGLEKLLFPLSRIGIPVHKFAMLISISLRFIPVMSEEVEIVARAQRSRGAPLHSNRLLIRIKSVAAVLLPLLAASLQRAGDLAVAMESRCYWGGAHLSRVQRLRYGRKDCIMFGILGLLILLSACR, from the coding sequence ATGAAAGGGGTGAAGCTCGGGCAGTTCATGCAGGGAGATACGGTCGTTCACAGGCTTGATCCGCGAACGAAGATTATAGGCTGTCTCGCATTGACGTTTACCGTGCTGCTCAAGGCGGATGCATTCATCGTCTTGTTTGACGCGGCGCTGCTAGTGCTTGGTTTTCAGCTGGCGCATGTCCCTCTGAATCGAATGCTTCGGCGGTTACGCGGCTTGTGGCTGCTGCTCGGGCTATCATTCGTGCTTCAAGCGGTGATTACGGAGGGGGAAACGCTTCTTGCAGTGCATGGAGTGACCGTTACCAGGGAGGGCGTTATACAGGGCGGGCTAACGGTTTTTCGGCTTGCGGCGCTTCTGTTCAGCTCATGCCTTCTGACGATGACGACATCTCCCGTACAGCTTGCCTCCGGTCTGGAGAAGCTGCTGTTTCCTTTGTCCCGGATTGGTATACCCGTACATAAATTTGCGATGTTGATCAGCATTTCCTTGAGGTTCATTCCGGTGATGAGCGAGGAGGTGGAAATTGTGGCGCGTGCCCAGCGATCCCGCGGAGCTCCGCTTCATTCGAACCGGTTGTTGATCCGTATCAAAAGTGTGGCGGCAGTGCTGCTTCCTCTGCTGGCTGCTTCCCTGCAGCGGGCGGGAGATCTGGCTGTGGCTATGGAAAGCCGCTGTTACTGGGGAGGAGCGCATTTAAGCAGAGTACAGAGATTGCGGTACGGTAGAAAGGATTGCATCATGTTTGGAATTCTCGGGCTGCTGATCCTGTTGTCAGCTTGCCGGTAA
- a CDS encoding Ig-like domain-containing protein — MQHGWGKRRSSIFKMLMAVVLVFVGVVPSGNVFAAGLSLTSLKLNNSTTMQTSADPGVNVDIPLSGYFSAAFSNSVLGYGTPPNKNYTIDNRSKVKLERVVNGSRVPAEIKVEDGLMGQPLTLTFNGLAAGSQYILTLIGDHGGVKGITANNNNNSLGADIEIGFTTVGPIAPSIPSFTAATLLGNELTLRGLPNNAGNLEYSYSKDGTSYGAWSDLAVTGTTAALQVVNESDNSSVTNSVYAPVTPEISKVQVRVKANPELNTPEGESAVQTVTTTPPTPGTPSLTGAALSGTDLILKGLPEGATNLEYSLAEDGSSFGSWNSLAAPQTVSGATYAYIDASTLSLTSGVSQVKVRAKADDAANVPAGEIASAQVLLSLQVETPIEEGKTYIFESGLKVQAEKLNPGVNTITVEDARPKVHPYNDDPVFPQIEGIGPVYGVLLKGPGERGTKKVTMTVPISNVIPDNMLAKSGVYDGRNQLMPNGIDENGQSEAWTYQNDTDRSKVDNRILTFSTDDFTEAGKYHMYTVLYDPQIANLPEIYPQGYVQGPDGRMAIKLQINPGEDGTGISEWNLYRDDKFIAQIGDRTSYMGLKREDFVYYDYNVEPGKVYEYKARNYDVYNNTEPIIELSHPFLAAAMTDEEIANKLKTDIESGTLPFQYTEGDSQQSVTQGFYLNFRAPSDYKYDDLVNVKWTSDRPDIIRTDNVIAHVFKPLDASEAVVHLTGTVKIAGREAAAKLTVPVTVKWTEEAVIGGIGNFTDEDADRYREELMAAIERPEVKTIILKNRVNLNSDVNPIIDIDFKGKTVKLASYHSQPGDSLGAYTGLFFTMGDGSAIRNVVIDANGMELNALIEAAGKGSLLDNVTLTGMENTLYGVRTSRYDSPTIRNSTFGPAKLAGVYVKQWSEISSPDGTLTIENSTFDGAGKPGYGVLVTGGKTVIRDSEIKGYRGQFVTGWNSANEFDGYIWNYKKIRDGFMSAGVSVRERGQIEMHGNRVSDSDTGIQVWTGEQYRYQKWDNKQQQNVIIGPETVYATVHGTRVTDEATAAAAVESLQADNDTSASSKGITVSNAPDMDHPVLWAQAKDTVFRILDQQPAPYAKRVPIDGSLSFSFSEDINPATVTGDTVKLTKSGKVVLAEVAYDPETRKVTLTPKGKLGYGTTYALTVTNAVADGEGRHLPVNYSWSFATAPLVTFLTPAVGKDISYEVGTDAELKISFAAPVKPGSLSNGADVILEQIGTASNPSGGAKRIPAGYTFSNDGTGLVLKPSKPLDGGAYYKLTVSGKVTDADGNVMGTDSSVTFYTKPAAFTDEISFTRSDVLNAPVTDKLEPGKEYLVTVKAKNMSDAILHDATVYLIARGGKGARLEHGGEVIATKSINTGSYPGPDRYLPNFTFLIKVPEDIEGDVYVDVMMRESSSYRNKPRVLAETKHLVLGVNHEEGR; from the coding sequence ATGCAACATGGTTGGGGGAAGCGAAGAAGTTCAATTTTCAAGATGTTAATGGCGGTTGTGCTTGTATTTGTGGGTGTGGTTCCTTCAGGAAATGTGTTTGCAGCGGGGCTTAGTCTAACGAGCCTTAAGCTGAATAATTCAACTACTATGCAAACATCAGCGGACCCGGGAGTTAATGTAGACATTCCGCTGAGCGGCTATTTTTCAGCTGCATTTTCAAATTCAGTATTAGGATACGGCACGCCGCCGAACAAGAATTACACAATAGACAATAGATCAAAGGTAAAGCTGGAAAGGGTTGTTAACGGAAGCCGTGTTCCGGCGGAGATCAAGGTTGAGGACGGTTTAATGGGCCAGCCGTTAACATTGACATTCAATGGACTGGCGGCAGGAAGCCAATATATCTTGACGCTAATTGGAGATCATGGCGGAGTTAAGGGGATAACAGCCAATAATAATAACAATTCACTGGGCGCTGACATTGAAATCGGGTTTACAACTGTCGGACCAATAGCACCGTCCATACCATCGTTTACGGCGGCGACTCTGCTTGGAAATGAGCTGACGCTCAGAGGACTGCCGAATAACGCGGGCAATCTGGAATATTCGTACTCCAAAGACGGGACGAGCTACGGTGCATGGTCCGATCTGGCGGTAACGGGTACAACGGCAGCGCTGCAGGTCGTGAACGAATCGGATAACAGTTCCGTAACCAACTCGGTATATGCTCCGGTAACTCCGGAAATAAGTAAAGTGCAGGTGCGTGTCAAGGCTAATCCTGAACTGAATACCCCTGAAGGGGAAAGTGCCGTTCAAACGGTTACGACGACTCCTCCAACGCCTGGCACTCCATCCCTCACCGGAGCGGCTCTCTCCGGAACGGACCTAATCCTGAAAGGTCTTCCCGAGGGAGCAACGAATCTGGAATACAGCCTGGCTGAAGATGGAAGCAGCTTCGGTTCATGGAACAGTCTGGCCGCGCCGCAAACGGTAAGTGGAGCTACGTATGCTTATATCGATGCTTCGACTCTAAGTCTTACTTCAGGCGTAAGCCAGGTTAAAGTTCGCGCCAAGGCGGATGACGCCGCCAATGTTCCGGCAGGCGAGATTGCTTCGGCGCAGGTTCTGCTCTCATTGCAGGTGGAGACGCCGATTGAGGAAGGAAAGACGTATATTTTTGAATCCGGATTGAAGGTGCAGGCTGAGAAGCTGAATCCGGGGGTGAATACGATCACCGTTGAGGACGCCAGACCGAAGGTCCATCCTTATAATGATGATCCGGTATTTCCGCAGATTGAAGGAATAGGGCCGGTATATGGCGTTCTTCTCAAAGGCCCCGGCGAGCGCGGAACCAAAAAAGTAACGATGACGGTTCCGATCTCGAATGTCATTCCGGACAACATGCTGGCGAAGAGCGGGGTGTATGACGGAAGAAACCAGTTAATGCCTAACGGGATCGACGAGAACGGGCAGTCGGAGGCATGGACGTATCAGAACGATACGGACCGCTCCAAGGTGGACAACCGGATCCTTACCTTCTCCACCGATGACTTTACCGAAGCAGGCAAATATCATATGTACACTGTGTTATATGACCCACAGATTGCCAATCTTCCAGAGATTTATCCGCAGGGGTATGTGCAGGGGCCGGACGGAAGAATGGCCATCAAGCTTCAAATAAATCCAGGCGAGGACGGTACCGGGATTTCCGAATGGAACCTTTACAGGGATGACAAATTCATTGCTCAAATCGGTGACCGGACATCTTATATGGGGTTAAAAAGAGAAGATTTCGTCTATTACGATTACAATGTGGAGCCAGGGAAGGTTTACGAATATAAGGCAAGAAATTATGATGTCTATAATAATACCGAGCCCATTATTGAGTTATCACACCCGTTTCTTGCCGCTGCAATGACGGATGAGGAAATTGCCAATAAATTAAAAACGGATATTGAAAGCGGGACGTTACCGTTCCAGTATACGGAAGGCGATTCCCAACAATCCGTTACACAGGGCTTTTATCTGAATTTTAGAGCTCCTTCTGACTATAAGTATGATGATCTTGTAAATGTTAAATGGACGAGCGACCGGCCTGATATCATCCGGACAGATAATGTAATTGCGCATGTATTCAAGCCTCTGGACGCATCGGAAGCCGTTGTTCATTTAACCGGAACCGTAAAAATTGCGGGAAGAGAGGCGGCTGCGAAGCTTACTGTTCCTGTTACAGTCAAATGGACCGAGGAGGCTGTCATCGGGGGGATTGGGAATTTCACTGACGAAGACGCGGACCGGTACAGGGAAGAACTGATGGCTGCAATTGAGCGACCGGAAGTTAAGACGATTATTCTGAAAAATAGGGTTAATTTGAATTCAGATGTTAATCCAATAATAGACATTGATTTTAAAGGAAAAACAGTAAAGCTTGCTTCTTATCATAGTCAACCTGGGGATTCTCTGGGTGCGTATACAGGACTCTTTTTTACTATGGGTGACGGAAGCGCCATCCGAAATGTTGTCATTGATGCAAACGGAATGGAGTTAAATGCTCTAATAGAGGCTGCAGGGAAGGGCTCTTTGCTGGACAACGTAACATTAACCGGTATGGAAAATACCTTGTATGGTGTCAGAACATCACGGTATGACAGCCCCACAATTCGAAACAGCACGTTCGGTCCAGCCAAGCTAGCAGGCGTGTATGTAAAGCAATGGTCGGAAATCTCTTCCCCGGACGGTACGCTGACGATTGAAAATAGTACATTTGACGGTGCAGGAAAGCCCGGTTATGGTGTACTGGTGACTGGCGGCAAGACTGTCATTCGTGACAGCGAGATCAAAGGCTACCGGGGACAATTTGTTACCGGCTGGAACAGCGCTAATGAGTTTGACGGATATATTTGGAACTATAAGAAGATTCGTGACGGGTTTATGTCAGCAGGTGTATCCGTCCGGGAGCGGGGACAGATTGAAATGCACGGCAACCGGGTCTCGGATTCGGATACGGGGATTCAAGTGTGGACCGGAGAGCAGTATCGCTATCAGAAATGGGACAATAAGCAACAACAAAACGTGATTATAGGTCCCGAAACGGTGTACGCAACGGTGCATGGAACCCGGGTAACCGATGAGGCAACGGCGGCCGCGGCGGTTGAATCGCTGCAGGCGGATAATGATACGTCGGCCAGCAGCAAGGGTATCACCGTTAGTAATGCCCCCGACATGGATCATCCCGTTCTGTGGGCGCAGGCCAAAGATACCGTGTTCCGTATTCTAGACCAACAGCCGGCTCCGTATGCCAAGAGAGTACCGATAGACGGCAGCCTCTCGTTCAGTTTCTCCGAAGATATTAATCCGGCGACAGTTACCGGCGATACGGTGAAATTGACAAAATCCGGAAAGGTTGTTCTGGCTGAGGTTGCTTACGATCCGGAAACTCGTAAAGTTACACTTACACCAAAGGGCAAGCTGGGATATGGAACAACATACGCCCTAACGGTAACTAATGCCGTAGCAGATGGCGAAGGTCGCCATCTCCCAGTGAATTACAGTTGGAGCTTCGCGACCGCTCCGCTGGTTACTTTCCTGACACCAGCGGTTGGAAAAGATATTTCGTACGAGGTGGGTACGGATGCTGAACTGAAGATCAGCTTTGCCGCGCCTGTCAAACCGGGCAGCCTTTCGAACGGAGCGGATGTCATTCTGGAGCAGATCGGCACGGCTTCCAATCCGTCAGGTGGCGCCAAACGTATCCCGGCCGGTTATACGTTCAGCAACGATGGAACCGGACTTGTGCTGAAGCCGTCCAAACCGCTTGACGGCGGCGCATATTATAAGCTGACCGTATCGGGTAAGGTTACGGATGCGGACGGCAATGTGATGGGTACGGATTCAAGTGTGACTTTCTATACGAAGCCGGCAGCCTTTACCGATGAGATCAGCTTCACACGAAGCGATGTGCTTAACGCTCCGGTTACGGACAAGCTGGAGCCGGGCAAAGAATACTTGGTTACGGTCAAAGCAAAGAACATGAGCGACGCAATACTTCATGACGCGACTGTCTACCTTATTGCCCGGGGCGGGAAGGGGGCACGCCTGGAACATGGCGGAGAAGTCATTGCAACAAAGAGTATAAATACCGGCTCCTACCCGGGACCCGACAGATATCTTCCGAATTTCACTTTCCTTATTAAAGTGCCTGAAGATATCGAAGGAGACGTCTATGTCGATGTCATGATGCGTGAAAGCTCGAGCTACCGGAACAAGCCAAGAGTGCTGGCGGAGACGAAGCATTTAGTGCTTGGAGTCAACCACGAGGAAGGAAGGTAG